Proteins found in one Nocardia brasiliensis ATCC 700358 genomic segment:
- a CDS encoding TIGR03086 family metal-binding protein: MDNVIGQIDRALEATSVIVAALDDSALAAPTPCREWDVRTVLNHMVGGMHVYAAALSGTDSGADHESDWLGGDPQGAYAAAAEVDRAAWHRPDALDYKVRTPLGTVPASTAALVHLTELVVHGVDIAVAIDRSDLADDELCGELLAIMQSRGGIDKFRVPGVFGAEVAVEDGASAHRRLLGYVGREVLARTP; this comes from the coding sequence ATGGACAACGTGATCGGACAGATCGACCGTGCACTCGAGGCGACGAGCGTCATCGTCGCCGCCTTGGACGACAGCGCTCTGGCCGCGCCGACACCGTGTCGGGAATGGGACGTGCGCACCGTGTTGAATCACATGGTGGGCGGTATGCACGTCTATGCGGCGGCGCTGAGCGGCACGGATTCGGGCGCCGATCATGAATCCGATTGGCTCGGCGGGGATCCGCAGGGCGCCTACGCCGCGGCCGCGGAGGTGGACCGCGCGGCCTGGCACCGGCCCGACGCGCTCGACTACAAGGTGCGCACGCCGTTGGGCACCGTGCCGGCCTCGACGGCGGCGCTGGTGCATCTCACCGAACTCGTGGTGCACGGGGTGGACATCGCGGTCGCCATCGATCGGTCCGACCTCGCCGATGACGAACTCTGCGGCGAACTCCTCGCCATCATGCAGAGCCGGGGCGGCATCGACAAGTTCCGGGTGCCCGGGGTCTTCGGCGCCGAGGTCGCGGTCGAGGACGGGGCGTCCGCGCATCGCAGGCTGCTCGGCTACGTCGGCCGAGAGGTGCTGGCGCGGACGCCCTAG
- a CDS encoding acyl-CoA dehydrogenase family protein, with protein sequence MVTVEELFAIDSLLSDDEREIRDTVAAFAAQRLRPHIADWFEAGTFPAREIAPELGKVGLLGMHLDGYGCAGMSATMYGLACQELEAVDSGVRSMVSVQGSLAMTAIHKYGSEEQKQQWLPEMAAGRAIGCFGLTEPDFGSNPGGMRTRAKRDGSDWVLNGSKMWITNGSVSDVAVVWAQTEDEGKQVIRGFLVPAGTKGFTAREMHRKLSLRASVTAELDFDDVRLPADAVLPQSRGLASPLACLSEARFGIIFGALGAARDCLAATIDYARTREVFDKPLAAYQLTQAKLADMALEFGKGQLLALHLGRLKDRGAVTPEQVSAGKLNSTREAIAIARECRTILGANGITLDYPVLRHANNLESVLTYEGTAEVHQLVLGRALTDANAFR encoded by the coding sequence ATGGTCACTGTGGAAGAACTGTTCGCGATCGATTCCCTTCTCTCCGACGACGAGCGCGAGATCCGCGACACCGTCGCCGCCTTCGCCGCACAACGGCTGCGCCCGCACATCGCGGACTGGTTCGAGGCGGGCACCTTCCCGGCCCGCGAGATCGCCCCCGAGCTGGGCAAAGTGGGCCTGCTCGGCATGCACCTGGACGGCTACGGCTGCGCGGGCATGTCGGCCACCATGTACGGTCTCGCGTGCCAGGAACTGGAGGCCGTCGATTCCGGCGTGCGCAGCATGGTGTCGGTGCAGGGTTCGCTCGCAATGACCGCGATCCACAAGTACGGCTCCGAAGAGCAGAAGCAGCAGTGGCTGCCCGAGATGGCGGCCGGCCGCGCGATCGGCTGCTTCGGCCTCACCGAACCGGATTTCGGCTCCAACCCCGGCGGCATGCGGACCAGGGCCAAGCGCGACGGCTCGGACTGGGTGCTGAACGGTTCGAAGATGTGGATCACCAACGGTTCGGTGTCCGATGTCGCGGTGGTGTGGGCGCAGACCGAGGACGAGGGCAAGCAGGTGATCCGCGGCTTCCTGGTACCCGCCGGGACCAAGGGTTTCACCGCGCGCGAGATGCACCGCAAGCTGTCGCTGCGTGCCTCGGTGACCGCCGAACTCGATTTCGACGACGTCCGGCTGCCCGCCGACGCGGTGCTGCCGCAGTCGCGCGGGCTGGCCTCGCCGCTGGCCTGTCTGAGCGAGGCCCGGTTCGGGATCATCTTCGGCGCGCTCGGCGCCGCGCGGGACTGCCTGGCCGCCACCATCGACTACGCCCGGACCCGTGAGGTGTTCGACAAGCCCCTGGCCGCCTACCAGCTGACCCAGGCGAAGCTCGCGGACATGGCCCTGGAATTCGGCAAGGGCCAGCTGCTGGCCCTGCACCTCGGCCGGCTGAAGGACCGTGGCGCGGTGACCCCGGAGCAGGTGAGCGCGGGCAAGTTGAACAGCACGCGGGAGGCCATCGCGATCGCCCGCGAGTGCCGGACCATCCTCGGCGCCAACGGCATCACGCTGGACTACCCCGTGCTGCGGCACGCGAACAACCTGGAGTCGGTGCTCACCTACGAGGGCACGGCCGAGGTGCACCAGCTGGTGCTCGGGCGCGCGCTCACCGACGCGAATGCCTTCCGCTGA
- a CDS encoding DUF4307 domain-containing protein: MGDRDDATAPAAIQRPTDRYGKQPSARPRWLAPALIAAVAVLGCGVAFLGWQKYGPKDIESEQLGYVVVDDATMSIRIKVTRKDPQQPVVCFVRAMARDSVEVGRREVLIPPSDSGTIQLTTTVKASERPASSSIYACSADVPEYLRAE; this comes from the coding sequence ATGGGCGACCGCGACGACGCCACGGCTCCGGCGGCGATCCAGAGGCCGACCGACCGGTACGGCAAGCAGCCGTCCGCGCGTCCACGCTGGTTGGCCCCCGCGCTCATCGCGGCCGTCGCAGTACTCGGATGCGGTGTCGCCTTCCTGGGCTGGCAGAAGTACGGCCCCAAGGACATCGAATCCGAGCAACTCGGCTACGTCGTCGTCGACGACGCCACGATGTCGATCCGGATCAAGGTGACCAGGAAGGACCCGCAGCAACCCGTGGTCTGCTTCGTGCGCGCGATGGCCCGCGACAGCGTCGAGGTCGGCCGCCGCGAGGTGCTCATCCCGCCGTCCGACAGCGGCACTATCCAGCTGACGACCACGGTCAAGGCTTCCGAGCGCCCGGCCTCGAGCAGCATCTACGCGTGCAGCGCGGACGTGCCCGAATACCTGCGAGCGGAGTGA
- the greA gene encoding transcription elongation factor GreA — MTETQVTWLTPESHDRLKGELDALIANRPVIAAEINERREEGDLKENGGYHAAREEQGQQEARIRQLQELLNNAKVGVAPTKSGVALPGSVVKVYYDGDESDTETFLIATREEGLNDSKLETYSPASPLGGALIDAKVGETREYTLPNGNTMKVTLVSAEPYHS, encoded by the coding sequence ATGACTGAGACGCAAGTGACTTGGCTGACCCCGGAGTCGCACGACAGGCTCAAGGGCGAACTCGATGCGCTCATCGCCAATCGTCCCGTTATCGCTGCCGAGATCAACGAACGCCGTGAAGAGGGCGACCTCAAGGAGAACGGCGGATACCACGCCGCGCGCGAGGAGCAGGGCCAGCAGGAGGCGCGCATTCGCCAGCTGCAGGAACTGCTGAACAACGCCAAGGTCGGTGTCGCGCCGACCAAGTCCGGCGTCGCGCTCCCCGGCTCGGTCGTCAAGGTCTATTACGACGGCGACGAGTCGGACACCGAGACCTTCCTCATCGCGACCCGCGAAGAGGGCCTGAACGACTCCAAGCTGGAGACCTACTCGCCGGCGTCCCCGCTGGGCGGCGCGCTCATCGACGCCAAGGTCGGCGAGACCCGCGAGTACACGCTGCCCAACGGCAACACCATGAAGGTCACCCTGGTCAGCGCGGAGCCCTACCACAGCTGA
- a CDS encoding purine-cytosine permease family protein: MSASTLHNSERHEAPFTLDEPAPKVLSFWDQSAFWANLGVSLIAFSGAYTVLAPNSDGAAQISIAAGILAMIVGTVVGGVMLGLAAVPGARTGKPAMVLLRGLFGAKLSYLPTVLNIAQLIGWGTFELIVIGDAADELFGGGPHWLYVVAAGVLTTALTIWPLGSVRLLRRFVTVGVVIALVWFYIQFFRSGLPDLTANPGPHGSGPFGVDWNLFWIATDAALAVSISWVPVAADYTRHARSTRSAFGAASGAYALTQIVAYILGLFALARATGDGQYSPFLQVTLGGLFFFVFVLREADQSFANVYSTAVSIQNLWPRLDRRVLSIGLGVLITVLALRLDMANYFGFLGLIGSVFVPLLGVLVADFFLRARGDWNTAADAPPRWGMVVAWLAGLTVYQLINPGDAGVWTDFWVRVQELLHFGKQAWMSASLLSFLAAVLVAWVFGRIATARKPAA, translated from the coding sequence ATGTCTGCATCGACCCTGCACAACTCCGAACGGCACGAAGCACCGTTCACCCTCGACGAGCCCGCCCCCAAGGTGCTGTCCTTCTGGGATCAGAGCGCATTCTGGGCAAACCTCGGCGTCAGCCTCATCGCCTTCTCCGGCGCGTACACCGTGCTCGCGCCGAATTCCGACGGCGCGGCCCAGATCTCCATCGCCGCGGGCATCCTCGCGATGATCGTCGGCACGGTCGTCGGCGGCGTCATGCTCGGCTTGGCCGCGGTGCCGGGCGCGCGCACCGGCAAACCCGCGATGGTGCTGCTGCGCGGGCTGTTCGGCGCGAAACTGAGCTACCTGCCCACCGTGTTGAACATCGCCCAGCTGATCGGCTGGGGGACTTTCGAATTGATCGTGATCGGCGACGCCGCGGACGAATTGTTCGGCGGCGGACCGCACTGGCTGTACGTGGTGGCGGCCGGTGTGCTCACCACCGCGCTGACCATCTGGCCGCTCGGCTCGGTCCGGCTGCTGCGCCGGTTCGTCACGGTCGGTGTGGTGATCGCGCTGGTCTGGTTCTACATCCAGTTCTTCCGCAGCGGACTGCCCGATCTGACGGCCAACCCCGGTCCGCACGGCAGTGGCCCGTTCGGCGTCGACTGGAATCTGTTCTGGATCGCCACCGACGCGGCGCTGGCGGTGTCCATCTCCTGGGTGCCGGTGGCCGCCGACTACACCCGGCACGCGCGCAGTACCCGCAGCGCGTTCGGCGCGGCGAGCGGCGCGTACGCGCTGACCCAGATCGTCGCCTACATCCTCGGCCTGTTCGCGCTGGCCCGCGCGACCGGCGACGGCCAGTACTCGCCGTTCCTCCAGGTGACGCTGGGCGGCCTGTTCTTCTTCGTCTTCGTGCTGCGCGAGGCGGATCAGTCGTTCGCCAACGTGTACTCCACCGCCGTGTCGATCCAGAACCTGTGGCCGCGTCTGGACCGGCGGGTGCTCTCGATCGGGCTCGGCGTGCTGATCACGGTGCTCGCGCTGCGCCTGGACATGGCCAACTACTTCGGCTTCCTCGGCCTGATCGGTTCGGTGTTCGTGCCACTGCTCGGCGTGCTCGTCGCCGACTTCTTCCTGCGGGCCCGAGGTGATTGGAACACCGCCGCCGACGCCCCGCCGCGCTGGGGCATGGTCGTCGCCTGGCTCGCCGGGCTCACCGTCTACCAGCTGATCAATCCGGGCGATGCCGGGGTGTGGACCGATTTCTGGGTGCGCGTGCAGGAGCTGCTGCACTTCGGCAAGCAGGCGTGGATGAGCGCGTCGCTGCTGTCGTTCCTGGCCGCGGTGCTGGTCGCCTGGGTCTTCGGGCGGATCGCGACCGCGCGCAAACCCGCCGCCTAA
- a CDS encoding cystathionine gamma-synthase yields the protein MSEFGFSTRAVHAGFDPDPQTGAVNVPIYASSTFAQDGVGGLRGGFEYARTGNPTRSALEANLAALESGRYGRAFASGMAATDCALRATLRPGDHIVIPDDAYGGTFRLIDKVFSQWGIEHSPAHVFDVDEMRAAIRPNTKLVWVETPTNPLLSIGDIPALADVAHAAGAKLVVDNTFATPYLQQPLQLGADIVTHSTTKYLGGHSDVVGGALITNDPELDAAFAFLQNGAGAVPGPFDAFLTMRGTKTLAVRMDRHCDNAETLVEFLAGHPAIAQVIYPGLPEHPGHQVAAKQMRRFGGMISVRLHGGADAAREFCARTKVFTLAESLGGVESLIEHPAAMTHASTEGSVLEVPADLVRLSVGIEDVADLLTDVEQALAS from the coding sequence ATGAGTGAATTCGGGTTCTCTACGCGCGCGGTGCATGCCGGGTTCGATCCTGATCCGCAGACCGGCGCGGTGAACGTGCCCATCTACGCGAGTTCGACCTTCGCCCAGGACGGGGTGGGCGGCCTGCGTGGCGGTTTCGAATACGCCCGCACCGGAAACCCGACCCGCTCCGCGCTGGAAGCGAACCTCGCCGCGCTCGAATCCGGCCGGTACGGCCGGGCTTTCGCGTCCGGTATGGCCGCCACCGACTGTGCCCTGCGCGCCACGCTGCGCCCCGGTGACCACATCGTCATCCCGGACGACGCCTACGGCGGCACCTTCCGCCTGATCGACAAGGTGTTCAGCCAGTGGGGCATCGAACATTCGCCCGCGCACGTCTTCGACGTGGACGAGATGCGCGCGGCGATCCGCCCGAACACCAAGCTGGTGTGGGTCGAGACGCCGACCAATCCGCTGCTGAGCATCGGCGACATCCCGGCGCTGGCCGATGTCGCGCACGCCGCGGGCGCAAAACTCGTGGTGGACAACACCTTCGCCACCCCGTACCTGCAGCAGCCGCTGCAACTCGGCGCCGATATCGTGACGCACTCGACCACGAAATACCTAGGCGGTCACTCCGATGTCGTCGGCGGCGCGCTGATCACCAACGATCCCGAACTCGACGCGGCGTTCGCGTTCCTGCAGAACGGCGCGGGCGCGGTGCCCGGACCGTTCGACGCCTTCCTCACCATGCGCGGCACCAAGACGCTGGCCGTGCGGATGGACCGGCACTGCGACAACGCCGAGACCCTGGTCGAGTTCCTCGCCGGGCACCCGGCGATCGCGCAGGTGATCTACCCCGGCCTGCCGGAGCACCCGGGTCACCAGGTGGCGGCCAAGCAGATGCGCCGGTTCGGCGGCATGATCTCGGTGCGGCTGCACGGCGGCGCCGACGCCGCCCGCGAGTTCTGCGCGCGGACCAAGGTTTTCACCCTGGCCGAGTCGCTGGGTGGAGTGGAATCGCTGATCGAGCACCCGGCCGCGATGACGCACGCGTCGACCGAGGGCTCCGTGCTGGAGGTGCCCGCCGACCTCGTCCGGCTGTCGGTCGGCATCGAGGACGTGGCCGATCTGCTCACCGATGTCGAGCAAGCCCTCGCGAGCTGA
- a CDS encoding DUF72 domain-containing protein, which produces MGQIRIGTSGWVYPPWRGVFYPKGVPQKRELAYLSERLNSVEINGSFYALQRPSSYQNWASLTPDDFVFAVKGSRFITHMRRLRDGDELLANFLASGVLALGPKLGPILWQLPPNFQFDPEVLTAFFAHLPRSTAHAAAIAKQHDHRVDPAQTTTDADRPLRHALEVRHPSFCTPRFTELLAEHEIAVVVADAAGKFPLLEEVTADFVYIRLHGHDELYVSGYTDAGLDMWAGKIRTWSADHDVYCYFDNDAKVMAPRDAMALRARLS; this is translated from the coding sequence ATGGGCCAGATCAGGATCGGCACGTCGGGGTGGGTGTACCCGCCCTGGCGTGGTGTCTTCTACCCCAAAGGGGTGCCGCAGAAGCGCGAGCTCGCGTACCTGTCGGAGCGGCTGAACAGCGTCGAGATCAACGGTTCTTTCTATGCGCTGCAACGCCCTTCGAGCTATCAGAACTGGGCGAGCCTGACGCCGGACGATTTCGTGTTCGCGGTGAAAGGCAGCCGGTTCATCACCCATATGAGACGGCTGCGCGACGGCGACGAGCTGCTGGCGAACTTCCTCGCCTCCGGCGTGCTGGCCCTCGGCCCGAAGCTGGGGCCGATTCTGTGGCAGCTGCCGCCGAACTTCCAGTTCGATCCCGAGGTGCTCACGGCCTTCTTCGCCCACCTGCCCCGCTCCACCGCGCATGCCGCCGCGATCGCGAAACAGCACGACCACCGAGTAGATCCGGCGCAGACGACCACCGACGCCGATCGCCCGCTCCGGCACGCGCTCGAGGTGCGGCATCCGAGCTTCTGCACACCTCGGTTCACCGAACTGCTGGCCGAGCACGAGATCGCCGTGGTCGTCGCCGATGCCGCAGGCAAATTCCCGTTGCTCGAGGAGGTGACCGCGGATTTCGTCTACATCCGCCTGCACGGCCACGACGAGCTCTACGTCAGCGGCTACACCGACGCGGGCCTGGACATGTGGGCCGGGAAGATTCGCACCTGGTCCGCCGACCACGACGTCTACTGCTATTTCGACAACGACGCCAAGGTCATGGCACCGCGCGACGCGATGGCGTTGCGGGCACGACTGAGCTGA
- the mca gene encoding mycothiol conjugate amidase Mca: MAVHAHPDDESSKGAATTARYADEGHDVLIVTLTGGERGSILNPAMDTPGVLDRIDEIRREEMAAAARALGVRQQWLGFVDSGLPEGDPLPPLPEGSFALVPLEEATEALVRVVREFRPHVMTTYDELGGYPHPDHIRCHEVSMAAFEAAGDPERFPDAGAPWTPLKLYYDHGFTARRMEVFAEEYERMGEPFPLQEWLDRMRKYVPERGDVFSRVTTQIECAKYFPQRDDALRAHATQIDPNGAFFAIPLELQQRLWPTEEFELAKTRVRTALPETDLFAGIEDEQR; the protein is encoded by the coding sequence ATGGCGGTGCATGCCCACCCCGACGACGAATCCAGCAAGGGTGCCGCGACGACCGCGCGGTACGCCGACGAGGGACACGACGTCCTCATCGTCACGCTGACCGGTGGGGAGCGCGGCAGCATCCTGAATCCCGCGATGGACACCCCGGGCGTCCTGGACCGGATCGACGAGATCCGCCGCGAGGAGATGGCCGCCGCGGCCCGCGCGCTCGGCGTGCGTCAGCAGTGGCTCGGCTTCGTCGATTCCGGTCTGCCCGAGGGTGATCCGCTGCCGCCGCTGCCCGAGGGCAGCTTCGCGCTGGTGCCGCTGGAGGAGGCCACCGAGGCACTGGTCCGGGTGGTGCGCGAGTTCCGGCCACACGTGATGACCACCTACGACGAACTCGGCGGCTACCCGCACCCCGACCACATTCGCTGCCACGAGGTGTCGATGGCCGCGTTCGAGGCGGCGGGCGACCCGGAGCGCTTCCCCGACGCGGGCGCCCCGTGGACGCCGCTGAAGCTGTATTACGACCATGGCTTCACCGCCCGGCGGATGGAGGTGTTCGCCGAGGAGTACGAGCGGATGGGTGAGCCGTTCCCGCTGCAGGAGTGGCTGGACCGGATGCGCAAGTACGTGCCCGAGCGCGGCGACGTGTTCTCCCGGGTCACCACGCAGATCGAATGCGCCAAGTACTTCCCGCAGCGCGACGACGCCCTGCGGGCGCACGCCACGCAGATCGACCCGAACGGCGCGTTCTTCGCCATCCCGCTGGAGTTGCAGCAGCGGCTCTGGCCGACCGAGGAGTTCGAGCTGGCCAAGACCCGGGTGCGCACCGCGCTGCCGGAGACCGACCTGTTCGCCGGCATCGAAGACGAGCAGCGGTGA
- a CDS encoding AbrB family transcriptional regulator: MTRRQVIGWVALLASVLAGAHLLDRVHFPAPQMILAIVVGGALALTGKLPTPLPRRLTLGVQGMLGVLMGSYLEISLLSSIGLALIPVLAVTVATLVISLLVAVVFARLAHVELPTATLGLLAGGSAAVVSCADDMDADPRQVAFMQYLRVALVAVSAPALGALLNNNTSGLAAAHVTLGGAVTNPDLPSWMIVGRGDQVAGLSIAIMLCIIGTKLGRRLHLPSPALIGPMMLTAVLTGLGVSHGYAPTNLFKDLLFVLIGFEVGTRFTKAVVTEMARMIPGMTVTIVALSAIVAGLAFAVATFVDLELSDIYLATTPGGINAVLATAESMDANLPLITCVQSLRLLLMVLMLPLLTRGMRWVSQRQFAPQPELVA; this comes from the coding sequence ATGACGCGCAGGCAAGTGATCGGATGGGTAGCTCTGCTGGCCTCGGTGCTTGCCGGAGCGCATCTCCTCGATCGCGTGCACTTTCCGGCGCCCCAGATGATCCTGGCGATCGTCGTCGGCGGCGCGCTCGCGTTGACCGGGAAGTTGCCGACCCCGCTCCCGCGCCGCCTCACGCTCGGTGTCCAGGGCATGCTCGGCGTGCTGATGGGCAGCTATCTGGAGATCTCGCTGCTGTCCAGCATCGGGTTGGCGCTGATCCCGGTGCTCGCGGTGACGGTCGCGACGCTGGTGATCAGCCTGCTCGTCGCGGTGGTGTTCGCCCGCCTCGCGCACGTGGAGTTGCCGACCGCGACGCTCGGCCTGCTGGCCGGCGGCTCGGCCGCGGTGGTGTCCTGCGCCGACGATATGGACGCCGATCCGCGCCAGGTGGCGTTCATGCAGTACCTGCGGGTCGCCCTGGTCGCGGTGAGCGCGCCCGCGCTCGGCGCGCTGCTGAACAACAACACCAGCGGACTCGCCGCCGCGCACGTGACCCTCGGCGGCGCCGTCACCAACCCGGACCTGCCGAGCTGGATGATCGTCGGACGCGGTGACCAGGTGGCCGGGCTCTCGATCGCGATCATGCTTTGCATCATCGGCACCAAGCTGGGCAGGCGGCTGCACCTGCCGAGCCCCGCGTTGATCGGGCCGATGATGCTCACCGCGGTACTGACCGGCTTGGGCGTCAGTCACGGGTACGCCCCCACGAACCTGTTCAAGGACCTGCTGTTCGTGCTCATCGGTTTCGAGGTAGGCACGCGCTTCACCAAAGCCGTGGTCACCGAGATGGCCCGGATGATCCCCGGCATGACCGTCACCATCGTCGCGCTCTCCGCGATCGTCGCCGGATTGGCTTTCGCGGTGGCCACCTTCGTCGACCTGGAGCTCTCCGACATCTACCTGGCCACCACGCCCGGCGGCATCAACGCGGTGCTGGCCACCGCCGAATCGATGGACGCGAACCTGCCGCTGATCACCTGCGTGCAGAGCCTGCGACTGCTGCTGATGGTGCTGATGCTGCCGCTGCTGACCCGCGGCATGCGCTGGGTGTCCCAGCGGCAGTTCGCGCCGCAGCCCGAACTCGTCGCCTAG
- a CDS encoding DUF4254 domain-containing protein gives MFVRDRALLATGATARPLPEQRELVAAFGDCPGDPATDHPLVSWARALGSLHRTRRGNPLAAAGIDCRRAELVAAIDAWVAAQVPHRRYTAHLRSGSLGGTVDRMAAAHVHASHLLHTAEKVSDDRVHAAWYRLAQLADEWTDLIMGAVPARTRKA, from the coding sequence ATGTTCGTGCGTGATCGGGCCCTGCTCGCGACGGGTGCCACTGCTCGGCCACTACCCGAACAGCGCGAACTCGTCGCCGCCTTCGGCGACTGCCCGGGCGATCCGGCCACCGACCACCCGCTCGTCAGCTGGGCCCGCGCGCTGGGCTCGCTGCACCGGACCCGCCGCGGCAACCCGCTCGCGGCCGCCGGAATAGATTGCCGCCGTGCCGAATTGGTCGCCGCGATCGACGCCTGGGTGGCCGCCCAGGTACCGCACCGCCGCTACACCGCGCACCTGCGGTCGGGTTCCCTCGGCGGCACCGTCGACCGGATGGCCGCCGCCCACGTGCACGCCAGCCACCTACTGCACACCGCGGAGAAGGTGTCCGATGATCGGGTGCACGCGGCGTGGTATCGCCTGGCCCAGCTCGCGGACGAGTGGACCGATCTGATCATGGGCGCGGTGCCCGCGCGGACGCGAAAAGCCTAG
- a CDS encoding DUF6401 family natural product biosynthesis protein has translation MFLLGPALLEVSARKILNRLHKTHGVPALAAAAQFPALSAALDQHAAAVRDILEWGVEDAARVPAHVLLAGYARGLLDQVREAAVGAERTPLTSAAPGDLGGWAGADWLQLRLAGVCLHASRTPA, from the coding sequence ATGTTCCTGCTCGGCCCCGCGTTGCTCGAAGTGTCGGCACGCAAGATATTGAACCGCCTGCACAAGACGCACGGGGTGCCGGCGCTCGCTGCCGCGGCGCAGTTTCCCGCGCTCTCGGCGGCGCTGGACCAGCACGCGGCGGCCGTGCGCGACATTCTCGAATGGGGTGTCGAGGACGCCGCGCGGGTGCCCGCGCACGTGCTGCTCGCGGGTTACGCTCGCGGCCTCCTCGATCAGGTCCGCGAGGCCGCGGTCGGCGCCGAGCGGACGCCGCTCACCAGCGCCGCGCCCGGCGATCTCGGCGGCTGGGCCGGCGCCGACTGGTTGCAACTGCGCCTGGCCGGGGTCTGCCTGCACGCGTCGCGCACCCCCGCCTGA
- a CDS encoding mechanosensitive ion channel family protein, whose product MYTSSLAIDFQQGLSDAWSSVATFVPKLAGFLVILLIGWIVAKIVSTIVDKVLDRVGFDRLVERGGLRQMMSRSRYDASDLLAKLAYYAILLIALQLGFGVFGPNPVSDLLDGIVSWLPKAAVAIIIVVIAGAIASAVRDLVGNMLGGLSYGAMIGRIAAVFIWGVGIVAALNQIGVAMSVTMPILITVLATIGGILVVGVGGGMVRPMQQRWENWLSGLEEEMPAVKGHAEAYSRGREDASREQLWMDQQAARGQQGQQWDEGAMHGGGYQQGGGSYQRSGEYMGYRDPGTER is encoded by the coding sequence ATGTACACCTCCAGTTTGGCTATCGATTTCCAGCAGGGCCTCTCCGACGCATGGAGTTCCGTCGCCACGTTCGTCCCCAAACTGGCCGGATTCCTCGTCATCCTGCTCATCGGCTGGATCGTCGCGAAGATCGTGTCGACCATCGTGGACAAGGTGCTGGACCGGGTCGGCTTCGACCGCTTGGTCGAGCGCGGCGGGCTGCGGCAGATGATGTCGCGGAGTCGCTACGACGCCTCGGATCTGCTCGCGAAGCTGGCCTACTACGCGATCCTGCTGATCGCGTTGCAGCTCGGCTTCGGCGTGTTCGGTCCGAATCCGGTCAGCGATCTGCTCGACGGCATCGTCTCCTGGCTACCCAAGGCCGCGGTCGCGATCATCATCGTGGTCATCGCGGGCGCGATCGCCTCCGCCGTGCGTGACCTGGTCGGCAACATGCTCGGCGGGCTCTCCTACGGCGCGATGATCGGCCGGATCGCGGCGGTGTTCATCTGGGGCGTCGGCATCGTGGCCGCGTTGAACCAGATCGGGGTGGCCATGTCGGTCACCATGCCGATCCTGATCACCGTGCTCGCCACCATCGGCGGCATCCTCGTCGTCGGTGTCGGCGGCGGCATGGTCCGTCCGATGCAGCAGCGCTGGGAGAACTGGCTGAGCGGGCTGGAAGAGGAGATGCCCGCGGTCAAGGGGCATGCGGAGGCGTACTCGCGCGGCCGCGAAGACGCCTCGCGCGAGCAGCTGTGGATGGACCAGCAGGCCGCCCGCGGCCAGCAGGGCCAGCAGTGGGACGAGGGCGCGATGCACGGTGGCGGGTACCAGCAGGGCGGCGGTTCCTACCAGCGTTCCGGTGAATACATGGGCTATCGGGACCCGGGCACCGAGCGCTGA
- the rnc gene encoding ribonuclease III — protein MSDHRATEPPGPDPDLHADLLAALGVPIDDDLLTLALTHRSYAYENGGMPTNERLEFLGDSVLGLSVTESLYLRHPQRSEGDLAKIRSRVVNMHACAEVARSLGPAGLGPHLLLGKGEELTGGRDKTSILADGMESLLGAVHLQHGIDVARTVVLRLFDDLLERAAKMGAGLDWKTSLQEHTAEHGLGVPSYEITSTGPDHDKEFTATAVVGGLAYGKGVGRSKKEAEQNAAAAAYTALTQKPS, from the coding sequence ATGAGCGACCACCGCGCCACCGAACCGCCCGGCCCGGACCCCGACTTACACGCGGATCTGCTTGCGGCCCTCGGCGTTCCGATCGACGACGACCTGCTCACCCTGGCCCTGACCCACCGCTCCTACGCCTACGAGAACGGCGGGATGCCGACCAACGAGCGCCTGGAGTTCCTCGGCGACTCGGTCCTCGGGCTCAGCGTCACCGAAAGCCTGTACCTGCGGCATCCGCAGCGGTCGGAGGGCGATCTGGCGAAGATCCGGTCCCGAGTCGTCAACATGCACGCCTGCGCCGAGGTCGCGCGCAGCCTGGGCCCGGCCGGTCTCGGTCCGCACCTGCTGCTCGGCAAGGGCGAGGAACTGACCGGCGGCCGCGACAAGACCAGCATCCTGGCCGACGGCATGGAATCGCTGCTCGGCGCGGTACACCTGCAGCACGGGATCGACGTCGCGCGCACGGTGGTGCTGCGGCTGTTCGACGATCTGCTCGAACGGGCCGCCAAGATGGGCGCGGGACTGGACTGGAAGACCAGCCTGCAGGAGCACACCGCCGAACACGGCCTCGGCGTGCCGAGCTACGAGATCACCTCGACCGGACCCGACCACGACAAGGAGTTCACCGCCACCGCGGTGGTCGGCGGCCTCGCCTACGGCAAGGGCGTCGGACGGTCGAAGAAGGAAGCCGAGCAGAACGCGGCCGCCGCCGCCTACACCGCGCTCACCCAGAAGCCGAGCTGA